One Thalassotalea hakodatensis DNA segment encodes these proteins:
- a CDS encoding DUF4124 domain-containing protein, whose protein sequence is MKLLILTITTVLSSTLSYADDVIVYRWVDKNNVVHFSQHQPEHNNYTELSLAAIPQSVNTPEVSNTTANKPKAKIASNPKVAENETVNKCTEAKENVHTLQSYDNIQYTDENGELKVLSNKEKRQQLAINEKQVEVYCDIP, encoded by the coding sequence ATGAAATTATTAATATTAACAATAACGACAGTGTTGTCGAGTACGCTAAGTTATGCGGACGATGTTATTGTATATCGATGGGTAGATAAAAATAATGTAGTACATTTTAGCCAACATCAACCAGAGCATAATAATTACACTGAGCTATCATTAGCCGCTATTCCACAATCAGTAAATACGCCCGAAGTTTCGAATACTACAGCCAATAAACCAAAGGCTAAAATAGCAAGTAACCCAAAAGTCGCAGAGAATGAAACGGTAAATAAGTGTACTGAAGCTAAAGAAAATGTACACACCTTACAAAGTTATGACAATATCCAGTACACAGATGAAAATGGTGAACTAAAAGTACTTTCAAATAAAGAGAAAAGACAACAACTCGCCATAAATGAAAAGC